From one Cydia strobilella chromosome 24, ilCydStro3.1, whole genome shotgun sequence genomic stretch:
- the LOC134752216 gene encoding uncharacterized protein LOC134752216 isoform X1 yields MLAWQMLCERYNNPKRLVTNHMRALFDVEPVPSTPSGLRGLCDNISKHLRSLRSLNVPTENWDLAIIHMLVKKLDSRLQSKWENSVDLRKLPSLQDFKTFLKNRADRLEATSPAVPSDAPSTSKKAMVTTSEPIKVTSKQFKCNQCPYCSSTHYINQCPKFSALNVIARIRAVNKLRLCFNCLSGTHVLTNCRASTCRVCKGKHHTLLHKPNTNTHVGSNPVPTRLPISTLIDEQPSSSQIETTLSNNTLIEKQINNARNRSVFLTTAQVLVRDKQNNVHKMKAFLDNGSQENFITENAAKKLQLNKEQLALNVIGFNEKVSSLLESCDVTLHSLDGTFTTNLSCFITPIICTTNILIPNVQRWHIPSRYKLADDEFNLAQDVDLLIGGEIFFDLLLTGKYKLGPGLPVLRRSRLGWIVTGSVQKKTESAIQCKVTVETQLKKFWEIEEGSAPNLPYDEKQCEDIFLKTHTHNSEGNFEIELPLKQPPTKLGQSRHIAYRRFKTLESKFERNPEFKDKYVNFMREFEQAGHMIQLQDNYDGPCNFLPHQAVFRDSPSTPIRIVFDCSCRTDNGISLNDIQYKGSIIQDELINILLRFRKYQYVINADIQKMYRCIYVKPNQQYLQCIFWRENTHQRLQIYMLTTLSFGLKSAPHIATRCLLQLSNENQHTFPAAAEAIANQFYMDDFIAGGDDENQVAETASQVNEILRGANFTLRKWKSNSEVIIKRVSETHTHQNTHTTEFGDKTHKVLGLAWSSDSDELMYTIKENQISHPITKRKVLGVISSIFDPLGLTGPVIVVAKIFIQKLFKAQLDWDTELTQDLIQEWNTFYRDLFLLNQLKISRCTVIPNYVTIQIHGFCDSSIKAYGAAIYIRSSDRVGNVQVHLLYSKSKISPIQPQTIPNLELCSSLLLATHVDKIKRALKCDVSGINLWSDSKITLCWIKNSNPKLTCFVSNRVTKVLSLTNKHEWSWVRSEDNPADLLSRGVAPGKLETNQLWWSGPAWLTQSPDTWPTHDSESLNHAPEAESDVNITLTLAISTESNDTIQYLFHRWSSDKTLIHVLAYILRFIYNTKNKTRTINPNNKLSGPLSVEELKKSDHALIRHAQMESFPHEYKLLQNNKPVLNKSKILSLHPFMKDGLVRVGGRIGLSHYAYEKKHPLILSHEHALTKLLMANAHIRTLHAGPQLLLSTIRERIWPTKGRMLASKIVNKCVPCFRANPKTTNPIMGNLPPSRVNPSPPFAITGIDYGGPYNIRDRTGRGYKVSKCYIAVFICFATKAIHLELITGLESANFLAALRRFIARRGKPKELDFWRRWSRDYIGTLQERTKWRSARGPSLAVDTVVLVRDERLPPCRWRLGKIVATQPGRDGVTRVAVIRTARGDIQRAFNNICPLPTSGEVI; encoded by the exons ATGCTCGCGTGGCAGATGCTTTGTGAACGTTATAATAATCCTAAACGTTTAGTCACCAACCACATGCGAGCCTTGTTCGACGTGGAACCGGTACCGTCAACTCCTTCGGGTCTAAGAGGTCTGTGCGATAATATTTCCAAACATTTGAGATCTTTGCGctcattaaatgtacctaccgaAAATTGGGATCTCGCAATTATTCACATGTTAGTTAAAAAGTTAGACAGTCGATTGCAATCAAAGTGGGAAAACAGTGTTGATTTGAGAAAATTGCCTTCGTTGCAGGATTTCAAAACCTTCCTAAAGAACCGAGCTGACCGGCTGGAAGCGACCAGCCCAGCAGTACCATCGGACGCACCCAGCACTTCCAAGAAGGCCATGGTAACCACGTCCGAACCTATCAAGGTAACCTCCAAACAGTTTAAATGTAACCAGTGTCCGTATTGTTCGAGTACGCATTATATTAATCAGTGTCCAAAGTTTAGTGCATTAAACGTTATCGCGCGCATCCGAGCCGTGAATAAATTACGATTATGCTTTAATTGTTTGTCCGGAACGCATGTCTTAACAAACTGCAGGGCCAGTACATGTCGAGTATGTAAGGGCAAGCATCATACGTTACTACACAAACCAAATACCAACACTCATGTAGGTAGTAACCCCGTACCAACGCGATTACCAATATCAACGTTAATCGACGAACAACCGAGTTCTAGTCAAATCGAGACTACCTTGTCGAATAACACTTTaatcgaaaaacaaataaacaatgcgCGAAATAGGTCAGTTTTCCTTACAACAGCCCAAGTGCTCGTTAGGGATAAGCAGAACAATGTGCATAAAATGAAGGCATTTTTAGACAATGGCTCgcaagaaaatttcattaccgaaaacgcggccaaaaagttacaattaaaCAAGGAACAACTTGCCTTAAATGTCATAGGTTTCAATGAAAAAGTGTCTAGCCTTTTAGAATCGTGTGACGTAACATTGCATTCCTTAGACGGAACCTTTACAACGAATTTGTCCTGTTTTATTACGCCTATAATTTGtactaccaacattttaataccaAACGTGCAACGTTGGCACATTCCGTCGCGTTATAAATTAGCTGATGACGAGTTTAACTTAGCTCAAGATGTAGATTTGCTTATCGGTGGGGAGATATTCTTTGATTTACTTCTTACCGGTAAATACAAGCTCGGGCCCGGATTACCGGTTCTGAGACGCTCGCGATTAGGATGGATAGtcacgggttccgtacaaaaaaaaaccgagtctgccattcaatgtaaagttacagtagaaactcaattaaaaaagttttgggaAATAGAGGAGGGTTCCGCACCAAATTTACCCTATGATGAAAAACAATGTGAGGATATATTTCTGAAAACTCACACTCACAACTCTGAGGGTAATTTCGAAATAGAACTTCCATTAAAGCAGCCACCTACCAAGTTAGGTCAATCTAGGCACATAGCATATCGGAGGTTCAAAACATTAGAATCCAAGTTCGAGCGGAACCCcgaatttaaagataaatatgtgAATTTCATGCGCGAGTTCGAACAAGCTGGCCATATGATTCAATTACAAGATAATTATGATGGCCCATGTAATTTTCTACCCCACCAAGCTGTTTTTCGCGACTCCCCCTCAACCCCTATTCGAATTGTTTTCGACTGCTCATGCAGAACTGATAACGGCATTTCTTTGAATGATATCCAATACAAAGGCTCAATAATACAGGACGAACTCATAAATATACTTCTACGATTCCGAAAATACCAATATGTTATTAACGCtgacatacaaaaaatgtacagatgtatttatgttaaaccAAATCAACAATACCTACAATGCATATTTTGGCGGGAAAATACTCACCAACGACTCCAAATTTATATGCTGACCACATTAAGTTTCGGCTTAAAGTCAGCACCACATATTGCAACCAGatgtttgttacaattgtcaaACGAAAACCAACACACATTTCCAGCAGCTGCAGAGGCCATAGCGAACCAGTTCTACATGGACGATTTTATCGCCGGCGGCGACGACGAGAATCAGGTAGCTGAAACTGCATCACAGGTGAACGAGATCCTGCGGGGAGCCAACTTCACGCTGCGGAAATGGAAGTCCAATTCCGAAGTCATCATAAAACGGGTGagcgaaacacacacacaccagaACACACACACAACCGAATTTGGAGATAAAACACATAAGGTCCTGGGTTTAGCGTGGTCTAGTGACTCAGATGAGCTTATGTATACCATTAAAgaaaaccaaatttcacacccaaTCACCAAAAGAAAGGTACTAGGGGTAATTTCGTCCATTTTCGACCCCCTAGGCTTGACGGGACCAGTAATTGTagtagccaaaatatttattcaaaaattatttaaggctCAATTAGATTGGGATACCGAATTAACACAAGACTTGATCCAAGAATGGAACACATTCTATCgagacttgtttttattaaaccaaTTGAAAATTTCGAGATGTACAGTCATACCCAATTATGTAACGATACAAATTCATGGGTTCTGTGACAGTAGTATTAAAGCCTATGGCGCTGCCATCTATATACGATCAAGCGATAGAGTAGGAAACGTACAAGTTCACCTACTttactcaaaatcaaaaataagtccaatacaaccccaaactattccaaatttggaactttgttccagtttactgctcgcgacacatgtcgacaaaataaaacgagcattaaaatgtgacgtttccggAATCAACCTGTGGTCagattcaaaaataacattatgttggataaaaaatagtaaccctaaattaacttgttttgttaGTAACAGAGTCACAAAAGTATTATCACTTACAAACAAGCACGAGTGGTCATGGGTCCGCTCGGAGGATAACCCCGCCGACCTTTTGTCCCGAGGGGTAGCACCAGGCAAGCTGGAAACCAACCAGTTATGGTGGTCTGGGCCGGCGTGGTTGACCCAAAGTCCGGACACATGGCCGACCCACGATTCTGAGTCACTAAATCATGCACCCGAGGCCGAGAGCGACGTAAACATAACTCTCACCTTGGCTATTAGCACAGAATCTAACGACACGATACAATATCTTTTCCACAGGTGGTCAAGCGATAAAACACTTATtcatgtattagcatacatacttcgatttatatataatacaaaaaataaaactcgaacaattaatccaaataataaattatcaggaCCATTGTCCgtagaagaattaaaaaaatcggatcacgcattaattagacatgcacaaatggaatcattcccacacgaatataaattattgcaaaacaataaaccggttcttaacaaatcaaaaatattatctttacacCCATTCATGAAGGACGGACTCGTTCGCGTAGGCGGACGAATCGGTCTTTCGCATTatgcatatgaaaaaaaacatcctTTAATATTAAGTCACGAGCACGCGCTTACCAAACTACTGATGGCAAACGCACATATACGTACTCTGCACGCTGGCCCTCAGTTATTACTTTCAACTATTCGCGAGCGCATCTGGCCAACAAAAGGTAGGATGTTAGCctcgaaaattgtaaataaatgcgtTCCGTGTTTTAGAGCAAATCCAAAGACTACTAACCCTATAATGGGAAACTTACCCCCCTCAAGGGTAAATCCTTCCCCCCCCTTTGCTATCACGGGTATCGATTATGGAGGAccttataacattagagataggACAGGGCGTGGTTACAAGGTCTCTAAGTGCTATATAgcagtgtttatttgttttgcaacAAAGGCAATTCATCTCGAATTAATTACAGGGCTCGAGTCAGCCAATTTCCTGGCGGCGCTGCGACGATTCATCGCCAGGAGAGGTAAACCGAAGGAGTTG GACTTCTGGCGGCGCTGGTCACGTGACTACATCGGAACGCTGCAGGAACGCACGAAGTGGAGGAGCGCGCGCGGCCCAAGCCTCGCAGTCGACACCGTCGTCCTGGTACGAGACGAGCGTCTGCCGCCCTGCCGGTGGAGGCTGGGCAAGATCGTCGCGACGCAGCCGGGCCGGGATGGCGTCACCAGGGTGGCCGTCATCCGAACCGCCAGAGGGGACATCCAACGCGCGTTCAATAACATTTGTCCATTACCTACTTCGGGTGAAGtcatataa